Proteins encoded in a region of the Streptomyces sp. NBC_00310 genome:
- a CDS encoding endonuclease/exonuclease/phosphatase family protein, protein MRPDRPGTGRVAAVVAVLTVGLLLFPRAVPNSAGRVGSLLEAFLPWLGLVVVVLLGLGLLHRSAVALVALLLPAAAWTYVFGGLLLPGAEPGARDLVVVQHNVSDENTDPAGTARALTDAEPDLIALEELVPTALPVYERTLAADYPYHEVRGTVGLWSKHPLTEARLLDIKPRGITEEWSRGLRAVVRAPHGAIAVYVAHLPSVRVGAGGLASQWRDESADLLGKAVAAEKRNPVILLGDLNGTADDRGLAPVTSHMNVAERGFAFSYPAGFPLTRIDQVMARSATVADIRTLPATGSDHLPVAARITLG, encoded by the coding sequence GTGAGGCCGGACCGCCCCGGGACCGGACGGGTGGCCGCCGTGGTGGCGGTGCTGACGGTCGGGCTGCTGCTCTTCCCTCGCGCGGTGCCCAACTCCGCGGGCCGCGTGGGCAGTCTGCTGGAGGCTTTCCTGCCCTGGCTCGGCCTGGTGGTCGTGGTCCTGCTCGGCCTCGGGCTGCTGCACCGCTCGGCTGTCGCGCTGGTGGCCCTCCTGCTGCCGGCGGCGGCCTGGACGTACGTCTTCGGCGGGCTGCTGTTGCCCGGGGCCGAGCCCGGCGCGCGCGACCTGGTCGTGGTGCAGCACAACGTCAGCGACGAGAACACCGACCCGGCCGGGACGGCCCGCGCCCTGACAGACGCCGAGCCCGATCTCATCGCCCTGGAGGAACTGGTGCCCACGGCGTTGCCGGTCTACGAGAGGACTCTCGCCGCGGACTACCCGTACCACGAGGTCCGCGGCACCGTCGGACTCTGGTCGAAGCATCCGCTCACCGAGGCCCGGCTGCTGGACATCAAGCCCCGGGGGATCACGGAGGAATGGAGCCGCGGGCTGCGTGCGGTGGTCCGCGCGCCGCACGGTGCGATCGCGGTGTACGTCGCTCACCTGCCCTCGGTCCGCGTCGGAGCGGGCGGACTCGCGTCCCAGTGGCGTGACGAGAGTGCCGACCTGCTGGGCAAGGCCGTCGCCGCCGAGAAGCGGAATCCGGTGATCCTGCTGGGCGACCTCAACGGCACGGCCGACGACCGCGGGCTGGCCCCCGTGACCTCACACATGAACGTGGCGGAACGGGGCTTCGCCTTCAGCTACCCCGCCGGCTTCCCGCTGACCAGGATCGACCAGGTGATGGCGCGTTCGGCGACCGTCGCCGACATCCGCACGCTGCCCGCCACCGGCAGCGACCATCTCCCGGTGGCCGCCCGCATCACCCTCGGCTGA
- a CDS encoding ArsR/SmtB family transcription factor produces MPERHAVSPASGAHLRAPDSARLTEATGVFAMLSDATRLHLLWLLVQGESDVGSLADRCEASRTAVSQHLAKLRLAGLVDTRREGRHIYYSLADGHLRRLVVEALSHADHRVSGQAPHD; encoded by the coding sequence ATGCCTGAACGCCACGCCGTCTCACCTGCGTCCGGTGCGCATCTGCGCGCCCCCGACAGCGCGCGGCTCACCGAGGCGACCGGAGTGTTCGCGATGCTCTCCGATGCCACCCGGCTGCATCTGCTGTGGCTGCTCGTGCAGGGCGAGTCGGACGTCGGCTCACTGGCCGACCGCTGCGAGGCGTCCCGCACGGCGGTCAGCCAGCATCTGGCGAAGCTGCGGCTCGCCGGGCTCGTGGACACCCGCCGCGAAGGGCGTCACATCTACTACAGCCTCGCCGACGGGCATCTGCGGCGCCTGGTCGTGGAGGCGCTCAGCCACGCCGACCACCGGGTCAGCGGGCAGGCACCGCACGACTGA
- a CDS encoding MFS transporter: MLAVLRHRAYRRLFAAQVIALVGTGLATVALGLLAYDLAGADAGSVLGTALAIKMVAYVVIAPAVGAIADRLPRRALMVTADLVRAGIAVSLPFVGEVWQVYVLVFLLQSASAAFTPTFQAVIPEVLPEERDYTRALSMSRLAYDLESLFSPALAAALLSVVTYNWLFTGTVLGFLASAALVVSTALPARAAATVPRGGRAYTKATAGTRLFLRAPELRALLALNLAVAAAGAMVTVNSVVYVRDVFGLSAGTVALALGAYGAGSMAVALVLPRLLDRVPDRAVMLPGALSLTVVFAGLGAVTAARDGSWRLPLLLVLWAAFGAACSAVLTPTGRLVRRSVAPGERTAAFAAQFSLSHGCWLLTYPLAGWLGAAAGLNWAVFALGSIALGAALLAVRLWPARSTDDVHAVPAPAVHVHADLPLGHPHLAGARRVPTGWRHSHGHLTDGLHAR, encoded by the coding sequence ATGCTCGCCGTCCTGCGCCACCGCGCCTACCGGCGCCTCTTCGCCGCCCAGGTCATCGCCCTGGTGGGCACGGGGCTCGCAACCGTCGCCCTCGGGCTGCTGGCCTACGACCTCGCGGGCGCCGACGCCGGTTCCGTCCTCGGTACGGCCCTCGCGATCAAGATGGTGGCGTACGTGGTGATCGCCCCCGCCGTGGGCGCGATCGCCGACCGGCTGCCGCGCCGGGCCCTCATGGTGACGGCGGACCTGGTGCGCGCCGGGATCGCCGTGTCCCTGCCGTTCGTCGGCGAGGTCTGGCAGGTGTACGTCCTGGTCTTCCTCCTCCAGTCCGCCTCGGCCGCGTTCACGCCCACGTTCCAGGCCGTCATCCCGGAGGTGCTGCCCGAGGAACGCGACTACACGCGGGCGCTGTCGATGTCACGGCTGGCGTACGACCTGGAGAGCCTCTTCTCCCCCGCGCTGGCGGCCGCCCTGTTGTCGGTCGTCACCTACAACTGGCTGTTCACCGGCACCGTCCTCGGTTTCCTCGCCTCGGCCGCGCTGGTGGTCTCGACCGCCCTGCCCGCGCGGGCCGCCGCCACCGTCCCGCGCGGTGGCAGGGCGTACACCAAGGCCACCGCCGGCACCCGTCTCTTCCTCCGCGCCCCCGAACTGCGGGCCCTGCTCGCCCTGAACCTCGCCGTCGCGGCGGCAGGTGCGATGGTGACGGTGAACTCCGTCGTCTACGTCCGCGATGTGTTCGGTCTGTCGGCGGGCACCGTGGCGCTGGCGCTCGGGGCGTACGGGGCCGGGTCGATGGCCGTGGCGCTGGTGCTGCCGCGTCTGCTGGACCGGGTGCCGGACCGGGCAGTGATGCTGCCGGGCGCGCTGTCGCTGACCGTCGTCTTCGCCGGGCTCGGGGCCGTCACGGCCGCGCGGGACGGGAGTTGGCGGCTGCCACTCCTGCTGGTCCTCTGGGCCGCGTTCGGTGCCGCGTGCTCGGCGGTGCTCACCCCGACCGGGCGGCTCGTCCGCCGCTCGGTGGCGCCCGGGGAGCGTACGGCCGCGTTCGCCGCGCAGTTCTCCCTCTCGCACGGCTGCTGGCTGCTGACGTACCCCCTGGCCGGCTGGCTGGGTGCGGCGGCCGGGCTCAACTGGGCGGTGTTCGCCCTGGGTTCGATCGCCCTGGGTGCGGCGCTGCTGGCCGTACGGCTATGGCCGGCGCGCTCGACGGACGACGTGCACGCGGTGCCCGCTCCGGCGGTCCACGTGCACGCGGACCTTCCTCTCGGTCACCCCCATCTGGCGGGTGCCCGGCGTGTGCCGACGGGCTGGCGGCACAGCCACGGCCACCTCACGGACGGGCTGCACGCCAGGTAG
- the urtE gene encoding urea ABC transporter ATP-binding subunit UrtE produces MLEINSVQAGYDRTTVLHGVTVSVPGDGVATVLGHNGAGKSTLLRAAMGLIKPKGGTVLLDGEDITHLAPHQRVARGMAYVPQGQQSFPHLTTAENLQLVADGRPDGKVAVAEALDLFPVLRELSGRRAGLLSGGQRQQLALARALITRPRLLLLDEPTEGIQPSVVAEIEETILALTGRGGLSVLLVEQHVGFAMRAAERYYVLEAGRVTSSGAGGTGAEQTVRAALSV; encoded by the coding sequence ATGCTGGAGATCAACTCCGTCCAGGCCGGCTACGACCGTACGACCGTGCTGCACGGCGTGACCGTCTCCGTCCCGGGGGACGGTGTCGCGACCGTCCTCGGCCACAACGGCGCCGGCAAGAGCACCCTCCTGCGCGCCGCCATGGGTCTCATCAAGCCGAAGGGCGGGACCGTCCTGCTGGACGGTGAGGACATCACCCACCTCGCCCCGCACCAGCGGGTGGCCAGGGGCATGGCGTACGTCCCCCAGGGCCAGCAGTCCTTCCCGCACCTCACCACCGCCGAGAACCTGCAGCTGGTCGCCGACGGCCGCCCGGACGGCAAGGTGGCCGTCGCCGAGGCCCTGGACCTGTTCCCCGTCCTGCGGGAGCTGTCCGGCCGTCGGGCAGGTCTGCTCTCCGGCGGCCAGCGCCAGCAGCTCGCCCTGGCCCGCGCCCTGATCACCCGCCCCAGGCTTCTCCTCCTCGACGAGCCGACCGAGGGTATCCAGCCCTCCGTCGTCGCCGAGATCGAGGAGACGATCCTCGCCCTGACCGGCCGTGGCGGCCTCTCCGTCCTCCTCGTCGAACAGCACGTGGGCTTCGCCATGCGGGCGGCCGAGCGGTACTACGTGCTGGAGGCGGGCCGGGTCACCTCCTCGGGAGCGGGCGGAACCGGGGCCGAGCAGACGGTCCGGGCGGCGCTCAGTGTCTGA
- the urtD gene encoding urea ABC transporter ATP-binding protein UrtD — protein MSGEGLTVRDLRVTFDGFKAVDGVDLDIRPGDLRFLIGPNGAGKTTLVDAVTGLVKSTGSVRFGGEELIGKPVHRIARRGIGRTFQTATVFEELTVLQNLDIAAGAGRGPLMMLRRRTSVPEAVTKALETTGLTELRDRPAGVLAHGQKQWLEIGMLLVQDVKLLLLDEPVAGMSHDEREATGELLQRVGEDHTVVVIEHDMDFMRSFARSVTVLHAGRVLSEGSVTEVQADAKVQEVYLGRASEPEPAAGPVAAPVPVAEEA, from the coding sequence ATGAGCGGCGAGGGACTGACGGTCCGCGACCTGCGGGTGACGTTCGACGGCTTCAAGGCCGTCGACGGCGTCGACCTCGACATCCGCCCCGGCGACCTGCGCTTCCTCATCGGCCCCAACGGCGCGGGCAAGACCACCCTCGTCGACGCCGTCACCGGACTGGTGAAGTCCACCGGATCGGTGCGCTTCGGCGGCGAGGAGCTCATCGGCAAGCCGGTGCACCGGATCGCGCGCCGGGGCATCGGCCGGACGTTCCAGACGGCCACGGTCTTCGAGGAGCTGACCGTCCTGCAGAACCTCGACATCGCGGCGGGCGCCGGACGCGGCCCGCTGATGATGCTCCGGCGCCGCACGTCCGTGCCGGAGGCGGTGACCAAGGCGCTGGAGACGACCGGTCTGACGGAGCTGCGCGACCGCCCGGCGGGTGTCCTGGCGCACGGCCAGAAGCAGTGGCTGGAGATCGGCATGCTGCTCGTCCAGGACGTGAAACTGCTGCTGCTCGACGAGCCGGTCGCCGGTATGAGCCACGACGAACGCGAGGCCACCGGCGAGCTGTTGCAGCGGGTCGGCGAGGACCACACGGTCGTCGTCATCGAGCACGACATGGACTTCATGCGCTCCTTCGCCCGCAGCGTCACCGTCCTGCACGCCGGCAGGGTCCTCAGCGAGGGCTCCGTCACCGAGGTCCAGGCCGACGCCAAGGTCCAGGAGGTCTACCTCGGCCGCGCGTCCGAGCCCGAACCCGCCGCCGGACCGGTCGCCGCTCCCGTACCCGTCGCCGAGGAGGCGTGA
- the urtC gene encoding urea ABC transporter permease subunit UrtC, translated as MTTTTSPPEKTAPLAEPSVSLLDRFRVPGAFLLGAVLLFGVAPLALSDFRLNLLAKYLCYAIVAVGVSLAWGRGGLLVLGQGVFFGLGGYAMAMHLKLADAADTGQTLPDFMQLYGTGDTLPWWWQPFANPLFALAMTVLLPMAVAALLGFFVFRRRVKGAYFAILSQALAAALAIWLVGQQATTGGTNGLTDMRGFFGYDLNDPVNQRMVYFVIAAVLLLLMAAARQLFVSRYGELLVAVRDSEERVRFLGYDPANVKLVAYVVAAGMAGLAGALFVPAVGIISPALIGIVPSIGFVIGAAVGGRASLVGAVLGAIAVAWAQSTLSDAFPAAWTYLQGLLFVLAVGFLPGGLASLASVVRRRRTPTTTTTTDVNPTTPAPTGGTA; from the coding sequence ATGACGACGACAACGTCCCCTCCCGAGAAGACGGCCCCCCTGGCAGAGCCCTCGGTCTCTCTCCTGGACCGCTTCCGCGTGCCCGGCGCCTTCCTGCTCGGCGCCGTCCTGCTGTTCGGCGTCGCCCCGCTCGCCCTCTCCGACTTCCGGCTCAACCTCCTCGCCAAGTACCTGTGTTACGCGATCGTGGCGGTCGGCGTGAGCCTCGCCTGGGGCCGCGGCGGACTCCTCGTCCTCGGCCAGGGCGTCTTCTTCGGCCTCGGCGGCTACGCCATGGCCATGCACCTCAAGCTCGCCGACGCCGCCGACACCGGCCAGACCCTGCCCGACTTCATGCAGCTGTACGGCACCGGCGACACCCTGCCCTGGTGGTGGCAGCCGTTCGCCAACCCGCTCTTCGCCCTCGCCATGACCGTCCTGCTGCCGATGGCGGTCGCCGCCCTGCTCGGCTTCTTCGTCTTCCGACGCCGGGTGAAGGGCGCGTACTTCGCGATCCTCAGCCAGGCGCTGGCTGCCGCCCTCGCCATCTGGCTCGTCGGCCAGCAGGCCACCACCGGCGGCACCAACGGCCTCACCGACATGCGGGGCTTCTTCGGCTACGACCTCAACGACCCGGTCAACCAGCGGATGGTGTACTTCGTCATCGCCGCGGTGCTCCTGCTGCTGATGGCCGCCGCCCGGCAGCTGTTCGTCAGCCGCTACGGCGAACTCCTCGTCGCCGTACGGGACTCCGAGGAGCGGGTCCGCTTCCTCGGCTACGACCCCGCCAACGTCAAGCTCGTCGCGTACGTCGTGGCGGCCGGCATGGCGGGCCTCGCGGGTGCCCTCTTCGTCCCGGCGGTCGGCATCATCTCCCCGGCACTGATCGGCATCGTCCCGTCGATCGGCTTCGTCATCGGCGCCGCGGTGGGCGGCCGGGCCTCGCTGGTGGGTGCCGTACTCGGCGCGATCGCGGTCGCCTGGGCGCAGAGCACCCTCTCCGACGCCTTCCCCGCCGCGTGGACCTACCTCCAGGGCCTGCTGTTCGTCCTCGCGGTCGGCTTCCTGCCCGGCGGCCTGGCGTCCCTGGCGAGCGTGGTGCGCAGGCGCCGTACCCCCACGACCACGACGACCACGGACGTGAACCCGACCACCCCGGCCCCGACAGGAGGAACGGCATGA
- the urtB gene encoding urea ABC transporter permease subunit UrtB: protein MTVVLNQSFTGISIGAVLLLIALGLTLTFGQMGVINMAHGEFIMAGAYTTYVLQKSISGAGVSLLLALPLAFLVAGAMGALLEWLLIRRLYTRPLDTLLVTWGVSLMLQQLARDVFGAPNVQTRAPDLLTGNISVGGVTFATNRLFILGLALLCVLGLTLILRLTPLGRRIRAVVQNRDLAEVSGIATERVDRTTFFIGSGLAGVAGVALTLVGPIGPTMGTNYIVDAFLVVVVGGVAQLKGAVITAFALGVLQSVLEYSTTVSVAKVVVLVAIVAFLQWRPQGLYTLRTRSLA, encoded by the coding sequence ATGACGGTCGTCCTCAATCAATCCTTCACCGGCATCAGCATCGGAGCCGTCCTCCTGCTCATCGCGCTCGGCCTGACCCTCACCTTCGGGCAGATGGGCGTGATCAACATGGCACACGGCGAGTTCATCATGGCCGGCGCCTACACCACGTACGTGCTGCAGAAGTCCATCAGCGGCGCCGGCGTCTCCCTGCTCCTCGCCCTGCCGCTGGCCTTCCTCGTCGCCGGAGCCATGGGCGCGCTGCTCGAATGGCTGCTCATCCGGCGCCTGTACACCAGACCCCTGGACACCCTGCTGGTCACCTGGGGTGTCTCCCTGATGCTCCAGCAGCTGGCCCGTGACGTCTTCGGCGCCCCGAACGTCCAGACCCGCGCCCCGGACCTGCTCACCGGCAACATCTCGGTCGGCGGCGTCACCTTCGCCACCAACCGGCTGTTCATTCTCGGCCTCGCCCTGCTCTGCGTCCTCGGCCTCACCCTGATCCTGCGGCTCACCCCGCTGGGCCGCCGTATCCGGGCCGTCGTGCAGAACCGGGACCTCGCCGAGGTGTCCGGCATCGCGACCGAGCGGGTGGACCGTACGACGTTCTTCATCGGCTCGGGCCTCGCGGGCGTGGCCGGAGTCGCGCTCACCCTGGTCGGCCCGATCGGCCCGACGATGGGCACCAACTACATCGTCGACGCCTTCCTGGTCGTGGTCGTCGGCGGCGTCGCCCAGCTCAAGGGCGCCGTCATCACCGCCTTCGCCCTCGGCGTCCTGCAGTCCGTACTGGAGTACTCCACGACGGTCAGCGTCGCCAAGGTCGTCGTGCTCGTGGCGATCGTCGCGTTCCTGCAGTGGCGACCCCAGGGCCTGTACACCCTGCGCACCCGGAGCCTGGCATGA
- the urtA gene encoding urea ABC transporter substrate-binding protein, which produces MSGLSMSRRGLLTGASALGATAALSACGAKTGGDTSSAAGAQADTSGDTVKVGLLNSLSGTMAISEVTVHNALLLAVKEINAAGGVLGKKLKPISQDGASDWPTFAEKAEALITDDKVVATFGCWTSASRKAVKPVFERYKSLLFYPVQYEGLEQSPYIFYIGATTNQQIVPALDYLKKQGLTRLYLVGSDYVFPRTANKIIKAYAEAQGMKVVGEDYAPLGSTEFSTIVNKVKDAGADAVFNTLNGDSNVAFFKEYKSAGLTAKSLPVLSVSIAEEEVKSIGTPYLEGQLTAWNYYETTPGAANTEFVEAYQAAYGKDKPTSDPMEAAYISVYLWKEMVEKAGSFDVAKVKKASAGIELDAPEGKVTVDGATQHVYKTARIGKIGSDGLIEEVWNSGKPIKPDPYLKGYDWAAGLS; this is translated from the coding sequence ATGTCCGGCCTCAGTATGAGCAGACGCGGTCTCCTCACGGGCGCGTCGGCGCTCGGCGCGACCGCCGCCCTCAGCGCGTGCGGCGCCAAGACCGGCGGCGACACGTCGTCGGCCGCCGGAGCACAGGCGGACACCTCCGGCGACACCGTCAAGGTGGGTCTGCTGAACTCGCTCTCGGGCACCATGGCCATCAGCGAGGTCACCGTCCACAACGCGCTGCTGCTCGCGGTGAAGGAGATCAACGCCGCCGGCGGTGTCCTGGGCAAGAAGCTGAAGCCCATCAGCCAGGACGGCGCCTCCGACTGGCCGACCTTCGCCGAGAAGGCGGAGGCCCTGATCACCGACGACAAGGTGGTCGCCACCTTCGGCTGCTGGACCTCCGCCAGCCGCAAGGCCGTCAAGCCGGTCTTCGAGCGCTACAAGTCGCTCCTGTTCTATCCCGTGCAGTACGAGGGCCTGGAGCAGTCCCCGTACATCTTCTACATCGGCGCCACCACCAACCAGCAGATCGTCCCGGCCCTCGACTACCTCAAGAAGCAGGGCCTGACGCGGCTGTACCTGGTGGGCAGCGACTACGTCTTCCCGCGCACCGCCAACAAGATCATCAAGGCGTACGCGGAGGCCCAGGGCATGAAGGTGGTCGGGGAGGACTACGCGCCGCTCGGCTCCACCGAGTTCAGCACGATCGTCAACAAGGTCAAGGACGCCGGCGCGGACGCGGTGTTCAACACGCTCAACGGCGACAGCAACGTGGCGTTCTTCAAGGAGTACAAGTCCGCCGGGCTGACCGCGAAGAGCCTGCCGGTGCTGTCGGTGTCGATCGCCGAGGAGGAGGTCAAGAGCATCGGCACGCCGTACCTGGAGGGCCAGTTGACCGCCTGGAACTACTACGAGACCACGCCGGGCGCCGCCAACACCGAGTTCGTGGAGGCCTACCAGGCCGCGTACGGCAAGGACAAGCCGACGAGCGACCCGATGGAGGCCGCGTACATCTCCGTGTACCTCTGGAAGGAGATGGTCGAGAAGGCCGGCTCCTTCGACGTGGCGAAGGTGAAGAAGGCTTCCGCGGGCATCGAACTCGACGCACCCGAGGGCAAGGTCACCGTCGACGGGGCGACGCAGCACGTCTACAAGACGGCCCGCATCGGCAAGATCGGCTCGGACGGCCTGATCGAGGAGGTCTGGAATTCCGGCAAGCCGATCAAGCCGGACCCGTATTTGAAGGGGTACGACTGGGCGGCCGGTCTCTCGTGA
- a CDS encoding MarR family winged helix-turn-helix transcriptional regulator yields the protein MARRPQELLHLLTRAERLSVRRVQSVLDEFDCSVEAWRVLDLLSDGEGHNMTALAEHAFLPAPSLTKLIDQLVDQNLVFRRVDPADRRRVLAHLTPRGMGRWQLLAREVRADWAELEAPLTDEDGRRLGLLLDRLARTLEGGGSADGQGRVSAGRTERATGRGR from the coding sequence ATGGCGAGGCGGCCGCAGGAACTGCTCCATCTGCTGACCCGTGCCGAGCGCCTGTCCGTGCGCCGAGTCCAGTCCGTGCTCGACGAGTTCGACTGCTCCGTCGAGGCGTGGCGGGTCCTCGACCTGCTCTCCGACGGAGAGGGCCACAACATGACGGCCCTCGCCGAACACGCCTTCCTGCCGGCGCCGAGCCTGACCAAGCTGATCGACCAACTCGTCGACCAGAACCTGGTCTTCCGCCGCGTCGACCCCGCCGACCGGCGCCGCGTCCTCGCCCACCTCACGCCGCGCGGTATGGGGCGATGGCAGCTGCTCGCCCGTGAAGTGCGCGCCGACTGGGCCGAGTTGGAGGCGCCGCTCACCGACGAGGATGGTAGACGGCTGGGACTCCTGCTGGACCGGCTGGCCCGGACCCTGGAGGGCGGCGGGAGCGCCGACGGTCAGGGCAGGGTCAGCGCGGGTCGTACGGAGCGCGCAACTGGGCGAGGACGTTGA
- a CDS encoding substrate-binding domain-containing protein: MNRPPHRLHTPDWCTADSSTLNVALVYPMQGPAGIFGPTCGACARLAAEEVNKAGGVLGRELRLIEVDGGAEPWRVAEDVEALVASGAVQGVTGWHISSVRQALAPRIAHRVPYVYTALYEGGERTEGVFMTSETPSRQLLPAMRLLAESRGVRRWFVVGNNYVWPRHTARSARGYARECRGRVCGEAYLPLGTEDFEDVLRRIERADADGVLMLLVGSDAVRFNRAFAASGLDQRCLRLSTLMDENMLMGSGPEATRDLYSTAGFFASLADRNTLDFHGQYAGRFGLEAPTPGSLGESCYEGVLLLAALVERARALDVTAIGAAADTVSYEGPRGLLSLDGRHVRQRIYLAQADGYDFNVLAQLRAPYDPR, translated from the coding sequence ATGAACCGGCCACCGCACCGCCTCCACACCCCCGACTGGTGCACGGCCGACAGTTCGACCCTGAACGTCGCGCTGGTCTATCCCATGCAGGGGCCCGCCGGGATCTTCGGCCCCACCTGCGGGGCGTGCGCGCGGCTGGCCGCCGAGGAGGTCAACAAGGCCGGGGGAGTACTGGGCAGGGAGCTGCGGCTGATCGAGGTCGACGGCGGGGCCGAGCCGTGGCGGGTCGCCGAGGACGTCGAAGCCCTGGTCGCCTCGGGCGCGGTCCAGGGCGTCACCGGCTGGCACATCTCCTCCGTCCGGCAGGCGCTGGCCCCACGGATCGCGCACCGGGTGCCGTACGTGTACACGGCCCTGTACGAGGGCGGGGAGCGCACCGAGGGCGTCTTCATGACGAGCGAGACCCCGTCCCGGCAGCTGCTGCCCGCCATGCGGCTGCTCGCCGAGTCCCGGGGCGTGCGCCGCTGGTTCGTCGTCGGCAACAACTACGTGTGGCCCCGGCACACCGCCCGGTCGGCCCGGGGCTACGCCCGCGAATGCCGGGGCCGGGTCTGCGGCGAGGCCTATCTGCCGCTCGGCACCGAGGACTTCGAGGACGTCCTGCGACGCATCGAGCGCGCCGACGCCGACGGGGTCCTGATGCTCCTGGTCGGCAGCGACGCGGTCCGCTTCAACCGGGCTTTCGCCGCCTCCGGCCTCGACCAGCGGTGTCTTCGGCTGAGCACGCTGATGGACGAGAACATGCTGATGGGAAGCGGCCCCGAGGCCACCCGCGACCTCTACAGCACCGCCGGGTTCTTCGCCTCGCTCGCCGACCGGAACACCCTGGACTTCCACGGCCAGTACGCCGGACGCTTCGGCCTGGAGGCGCCGACCCCGGGCAGCCTCGGCGAGTCCTGCTACGAGGGTGTCCTGCTGCTCGCCGCGCTCGTCGAGCGGGCGCGCGCCCTGGACGTGACCGCGATCGGGGCGGCCGCCGACACCGTCTCGTACGAGGGGCCGCGCGGCCTGCTGAGCCTGGACGGACGGCATGTGCGCCAGCGCATCTACCTCGCGCAGGCGGACGGCTACGACTTCAACGTCCTCGCCCAGTTGCGCGCTCCGTACGACCCGCGCTGA
- a CDS encoding DUF1775 domain-containing protein: MHRPTLIHRSRRLGVLTAAAFALAVAGAGPAAAHTEVEAEGARALDQNVELTFLAESESSAAGITKLEVILPEGLVPADITYKEGPDGWKFTPTGRGYTVSGAKLAVGEDAEYVVTVRQLPDAKSLVFKTLQSYSDGKVDRWIELEESEGDGHGHGHPAPRLDLKAAAPGAELVSPTPSAEPTTASPSPSPETSAEASTPSAEPAADGTDGDDGLPVAALLGIGAAVLLALGGGVWWFRSRRGGAV, translated from the coding sequence GTGCACCGCCCGACCTTGATACACCGTTCGCGCCGTCTCGGCGTTCTCACCGCAGCCGCGTTCGCGCTCGCCGTCGCAGGCGCGGGCCCGGCCGCGGCCCATACGGAGGTCGAGGCGGAGGGTGCGCGTGCCCTGGACCAGAACGTCGAACTGACCTTCTTGGCGGAGTCGGAGTCCTCCGCCGCCGGCATCACCAAGCTGGAGGTGATCCTGCCCGAGGGCCTCGTCCCCGCCGACATCACCTACAAGGAGGGTCCCGACGGCTGGAAGTTCACCCCCACCGGCCGGGGCTACACCGTCTCGGGTGCGAAGCTCGCGGTGGGGGAGGACGCCGAATACGTCGTCACCGTACGGCAGTTGCCCGACGCCAAGTCGCTGGTCTTCAAGACCCTGCAGTCGTACAGCGACGGCAAGGTGGACCGCTGGATCGAACTGGAGGAATCCGAGGGGGACGGCCACGGCCACGGTCACCCGGCGCCCCGCCTGGACCTGAAGGCCGCGGCGCCCGGTGCCGAACTCGTCAGCCCCACCCCCTCGGCCGAACCCACGACGGCCTCCCCCTCGCCCTCGCCCGAAACGAGTGCCGAGGCCTCCACGCCGTCGGCCGAGCCCGCGGCGGACGGCACCGACGGGGACGACGGCCTCCCCGTCGCCGCCCTCCTCGGCATCGGCGCGGCCGTCCTCCTCGCGCTCGGCGGTGGGGTGTGGTGGTTCCGGTCCCGCCGGGGCGGCGCCGTCTGA
- a CDS encoding energy-coupling factor ABC transporter permease: MHIAEGFLPPAHAIAWGVASAPFIVHGVRSLTREVREHPESTLLLGASGAFTFVLSALKLPSVTGSCSHPTGTGLGAILFRPPIMAVLGTITLLFQALLLAHGGLTTLGANVFSMAIAGPWAGYAVYRLLRRFDVPLMVTVFFGAFVADLVTYCVTSVQLALAFPDPSSGFLGALGKFGSIFAVTQLPLAVSEGLLTVLVMRLLVQSSKGELTRLGVLLTGGKRNRTETETETETETVAR; encoded by the coding sequence ATGCACATAGCCGAGGGTTTCCTTCCTCCGGCGCACGCGATCGCCTGGGGCGTAGCGTCCGCGCCGTTCATCGTCCACGGAGTACGTTCACTCACCCGTGAGGTCAGGGAGCATCCCGAGAGCACGCTGCTGCTCGGTGCCTCGGGGGCCTTCACCTTCGTCCTGTCCGCGCTGAAGCTGCCGTCGGTCACCGGGAGTTGTTCCCACCCCACGGGCACCGGACTGGGCGCCATCCTGTTCCGTCCGCCGATCATGGCGGTACTGGGCACCATCACCCTGCTCTTCCAGGCGCTGCTGCTCGCGCACGGCGGTCTGACCACGCTCGGCGCCAACGTCTTCTCGATGGCGATCGCCGGCCCCTGGGCGGGTTACGCCGTCTACCGGCTGCTGCGGCGCTTCGACGTGCCGCTGATGGTCACGGTGTTCTTCGGCGCGTTCGTCGCCGACCTGGTCACCTACTGCGTCACCAGCGTGCAGCTGGCGCTCGCGTTCCCCGACCCGAGCAGCGGCTTCCTGGGCGCGCTCGGCAAGTTCGGCTCGATCTTCGCCGTCACCCAGCTCCCACTCGCGGTCAGCGAGGGTCTCCTCACCGTGCTGGTGATGCGTCTGCTGGTGCAGTCGAGCAAGGGCGAACTGACCCGGCTCGGCGTGCTCCTGACCGGCGGAAAGCGGAACCGGACCGAGACCGAGACCGAGACGGAGACGGAGACGGTGGCCCGATGA